Proteins encoded in a region of the Candidatus Moanabacter tarae genome:
- the hepT gene encoding Heptaprenyl diphosphate synthase component 2 — MLVGAENESSQKSNSSDLGLITLRVKPHLAKLSSFMDEQIGEFEAEIQDMVAFCLKNSGKRLRPILLFYSGWQSENVVLKDLVKAAAVIEFVHLATLVHDDVLDGATLRHNDLTVSKKYGSKVAILLGDALFSHALKLASEFPIVDVSRAVATSTRRVCSGEIIQTFQRGNPSIKVGDYYRVIELKTAELFYVASFLGAKLAGYEVDFIKAAGTYGKHLGIAYQIYDDLADFVEREERTGKTLGTDIANQEVTLPVLLLLKRLDKGRRNDLIKMLQSGQKVDLGVIRNLLADYGVFKEANALFRRELDFAESALAPFLKHPPVKFLSEISNWVADFGEKSLFGH; from the coding sequence ATGCTTGTTGGGGCAGAAAATGAGAGCAGTCAGAAATCTAATTCTTCTGATCTTGGTTTGATCACGCTGCGAGTAAAACCGCATCTAGCGAAGCTATCAAGTTTCATGGATGAACAGATCGGTGAATTTGAAGCTGAAATACAGGATATGGTGGCCTTTTGCCTAAAAAACAGCGGAAAACGTCTTCGGCCAATTCTCCTCTTTTATTCTGGCTGGCAATCGGAAAATGTGGTGCTTAAAGATCTCGTTAAGGCTGCCGCAGTAATCGAATTCGTCCATCTAGCAACTCTGGTGCATGACGATGTGCTTGATGGCGCGACTCTCAGGCATAATGATCTGACAGTTAGTAAAAAATACGGCTCGAAGGTCGCGATTCTTTTGGGTGATGCGCTTTTTTCTCACGCTCTCAAACTTGCATCCGAGTTTCCTATAGTTGATGTTTCCAGAGCGGTTGCGACATCAACTCGCAGGGTTTGTTCTGGGGAGATCATACAAACTTTTCAGCGTGGAAATCCATCCATCAAGGTTGGGGATTACTATCGAGTGATCGAATTAAAAACGGCTGAACTCTTTTATGTTGCCTCGTTCCTTGGAGCGAAACTCGCAGGCTACGAAGTTGATTTTATTAAGGCTGCTGGGACGTATGGAAAGCATCTTGGTATCGCTTATCAGATCTATGACGATCTTGCCGACTTTGTTGAAAGGGAGGAGCGGACAGGGAAGACGCTAGGAACGGACATTGCCAATCAGGAAGTGACTCTCCCTGTTCTCCTTCTTTTAAAGCGTCTTGATAAAGGACGAAGGAATGACCTTATCAAAATGCTTCAGAGTGGCCAGAAGGTCGATCTAGGCGTGATTAGAAATTTATTAGCTGATTATGGGGTTTTCAAGGAAGCAAACGCATTATTTCGAAGGGAGTTGGATTTTGCTGAATCGGCCCTAGCCCCTTTCCTAAAACATCCCCCAGTCAAATTCCTATCTGAGATCTCCAATTGGGTGGCAGATTTTGGTGAGAAGAGTCTGTTTGGCCACTAA
- the rpsT gene encoding 30S ribosomal protein S20, which translates to MPTLKAAKKDIRRNAKRQLRNRQARGRLSTLKKNLDQAIAEGENETINKAIRAYVSGLDKAVKNCLIHRNKADRFKARCAQIQS; encoded by the coding sequence GACATTAGGAGAAATGCTAAGCGTCAGTTACGTAACCGACAGGCGCGGGGCCGTTTGAGTACACTAAAGAAAAATTTAGATCAGGCTATTGCAGAGGGAGAAAACGAGACGATAAACAAGGCGATTCGGGCCTATGTTTCCGGTCTAGATAAGGCAGTGAAGAACTGTTTGATCCATCGGAATAAAGCTGATCGATTCAAGGCGCGTTGCGCCCAAATTCAGAGTTAA